A single genomic interval of Bacillus smithii harbors:
- a CDS encoding HipA domain-containing protein — protein sequence MSLIDVSRWEKDDEKQASGTRQKFWLINPMNRRTYLFKIPKESTGEAWVEVIASKIGQKIGLKTMKADLAIYNGVLGVLSENFIRDGEEFYEGGDLFFAIAEDFDRYSLKYYDFPNIIKVLYEFSLERDFIQIPVFDAFIANQDRHCDNWGLIVDQSNYQLAPIYDNGASLGDQLREERILKMFRDQRMFEAFTNRSYSLIGLPHKKKPKYRELLTFINELFPCEMKEMIERMSQINKNEISDILSSISDKVMNRVYKEWVLQLLKYRKEWLMNWYTEVK from the coding sequence GGTTGATTAATCCGATGAACAGACGTACTTATTTGTTTAAAATACCTAAGGAGAGTACAGGAGAAGCTTGGGTAGAGGTAATTGCGTCGAAAATTGGACAAAAAATAGGTTTAAAAACAATGAAAGCTGATTTAGCGATTTATAACGGTGTATTAGGTGTTTTATCGGAAAACTTCATCCGTGATGGGGAAGAGTTTTATGAAGGCGGTGATTTATTTTTTGCCATTGCGGAGGATTTTGATAGATATAGTTTAAAATATTATGATTTTCCGAATATAATAAAAGTATTATATGAATTTAGCCTCGAAAGAGATTTTATACAAATTCCAGTATTCGATGCGTTCATTGCTAATCAAGATCGACATTGCGATAATTGGGGACTCATTGTTGATCAATCAAATTATCAGCTTGCTCCTATATACGATAATGGGGCATCATTAGGAGATCAATTAAGGGAAGAGCGTATTTTGAAAATGTTTCGAGATCAAAGAATGTTTGAAGCTTTCACAAACCGAAGTTACTCTTTAATTGGATTACCACACAAAAAGAAGCCGAAGTATAGAGAATTGTTAACTTTTATTAACGAATTATTCCCGTGCGAAATGAAAGAAATGATTGAACGAATGAGTCAAATAAATAAAAACGAAATATCTGATATTTTAAGTTCGATTTCAGACAAGGTAATGAATAGAGTTTATAAAGAATGGGTATTACAATTATTAAAATACCGGAAAGAATGGCTAATGAATTGGTATACGGAGGTGAAATAA
- a CDS encoding HIRAN domain-containing protein, producing the protein MFRPFVLWLIWQNECTRQRYHIGNLVHNEDKYVFYYNKIRRRRGLLEAIENGYQPHLAFRDIDKTYISDKLFGPFARRLPDHRRPDFQEILRTHGLSNDYTEMDLLRVTGGRLATDSYEFVAPIYVYGNYFDFNFYIAGWKYYEGEQIVGQLKIGEKVQFQLEPDNVHDSKAVIVLTSEGRKLGYIPAFYSEFMFQLIKKRGDFEAKIHSIQLEALPQLKVNVSVCGILPPFLRNINLDIVHDIPLETV; encoded by the coding sequence ATGTTTCGTCCTTTTGTGCTTTGGCTCATTTGGCAAAATGAATGTACTCGACAACGTTATCATATCGGGAATTTAGTACACAATGAAGATAAATATGTTTTTTATTATAATAAGATTAGACGAAGAAGAGGGTTATTAGAAGCGATAGAGAACGGATATCAACCGCATCTGGCATTTCGAGATATTGATAAAACATATATTTCTGATAAGTTATTCGGTCCTTTTGCACGTCGTTTGCCGGATCATCGGCGACCAGATTTCCAGGAAATTCTACGAACACACGGTTTGTCCAACGATTATACGGAAATGGATTTATTGAGAGTTACCGGCGGAAGGCTTGCAACTGATTCATATGAGTTTGTTGCCCCTATTTATGTATACGGAAATTACTTTGACTTTAATTTTTACATCGCTGGATGGAAATATTATGAAGGAGAACAGATCGTTGGACAACTGAAAATCGGAGAAAAGGTACAGTTTCAACTAGAGCCAGATAATGTACATGATTCAAAAGCAGTAATTGTATTAACTAGTGAAGGGCGGAAATTGGGTTATATCCCAGCCTTTTATAGTGAATTTATGTTTCAACTTATTAAGAAACGTGGTGATTTTGAGGCAAAAATTCACTCCATTCAGTTAGAAGCACTTCCGCAATTAAAAGTGAATGTAAGCGTCTGTGGAATTCTTCCCCCTTTTCTTAGAAATATAAATTTGGATATAGTCCATGATATACCGTTGGAAACGGTATAA
- a CDS encoding thioredoxin family protein produces the protein MKELFSVKEVDDFVDRHELAFLYISRDHCSVCHDLLPKIQNVMADFPNIQLALVNADHVPEVAGRFTIFTAPVLLLFVDGKEVLREVRFVHVEPFREKVNKIYSIIQE, from the coding sequence ATGAAAGAACTATTTTCTGTCAAAGAAGTCGATGATTTTGTTGACCGTCACGAGTTAGCGTTTTTATATATATCCAGAGATCATTGTAGTGTGTGCCATGATTTATTGCCAAAAATTCAAAATGTCATGGCTGATTTCCCCAATATTCAACTGGCTCTTGTCAATGCCGATCACGTTCCGGAAGTTGCAGGGCGTTTTACCATTTTCACCGCCCCCGTTTTGTTGTTATTTGTAGATGGGAAAGAAGTACTTCGGGAAGTGCGATTTGTTCATGTAGAGCCGTTTCGGGAAAAAGTGAACAAAATCTACAGTATAATACAAGAATAA
- a CDS encoding nucleotide pyrophosphohydrolase codes for MKSFHYLEVTVLKHLQQKIIEFRDARNWSQFHNPKDLAISLSLEAGELLENFQWKSSEEAVEVNFENIKDEIADVVIYALLLSHELEIDLEEAIEEKIKKNEQKYPIEKSFGSKKKYTELK; via the coding sequence ATGAAATCATTTCATTATTTAGAGGTGACGGTATTGAAACATTTACAGCAAAAAATTATTGAATTTCGCGATGCTCGGAATTGGAGTCAGTTTCATAATCCAAAGGATTTAGCGATTTCATTGAGTTTAGAAGCGGGGGAGTTGCTGGAGAATTTTCAATGGAAAAGCAGCGAGGAAGCCGTAGAAGTGAACTTTGAAAACATCAAAGACGAAATAGCCGATGTAGTCATTTATGCACTGTTGCTTTCGCATGAATTAGAAATTGATTTAGAGGAAGCCATTGAAGAAAAAATAAAGAAAAACGAACAAAAATATCCCATTGAAAAATCTTTTGGATCAAAAAAGAAATATACTGAATTGAAGTAG
- a CDS encoding multidrug efflux MFS transporter, whose product MPIWKRNLIVCWFGMFVTSIGMSQIAPVLPLYIKNLGVHNTTLIDQFSGVAFGVTYIISSVFSPIWGHAADKFGRKPMLLRASLGMAVVVFCMGFAQNVYELIGLRVLQGIITGYSTACTTLIATQTDKEHAGWALGTLATASIAGSLLGPTIGGFIEDHFGMRNVFFITGALLLIAFMTSALFVKESFTRANKKTLSTKEIWNTIPKKSLTIIMLVTFFVIYLALYSVEPIITVYVTQLSQNTSHVALLAGITFSASGLANIIAAPRLGKISDQIGAQKVILVALVMSGLLFIPQDFVKNPWQFMALRFLLGLATAGLVPSVNALVKKITPDSLTGRIFGFSMSAGYLGVFGGSILGGQVAAYLGIRYVFLITGALLLVNALWVYFKVYNKKLSLTE is encoded by the coding sequence ATGCCGATTTGGAAAAGGAATTTAATCGTTTGTTGGTTTGGAATGTTTGTAACCAGTATAGGGATGAGTCAAATTGCCCCTGTTTTACCTCTCTACATAAAAAATCTCGGAGTTCATAATACAACTCTAATCGATCAATTTTCAGGGGTTGCTTTTGGTGTTACCTATATCATTTCATCTGTTTTCTCACCTATTTGGGGCCATGCTGCTGACAAATTCGGACGAAAACCCATGCTTTTGCGAGCAAGCCTTGGTATGGCGGTAGTTGTATTCTGCATGGGTTTTGCGCAGAATGTATATGAACTGATTGGATTAAGAGTGTTGCAGGGCATTATCACAGGTTATAGTACTGCCTGTACGACTTTGATCGCTACTCAAACAGATAAAGAGCACGCAGGATGGGCTTTGGGTACCCTTGCAACAGCAAGTATAGCAGGTTCTTTGCTTGGACCAACGATTGGTGGCTTTATTGAGGATCACTTCGGCATGCGAAATGTATTTTTTATAACAGGTGCACTGCTGTTGATTGCCTTTATGACATCTGCTTTATTTGTAAAGGAATCTTTTACTCGTGCAAATAAAAAGACGCTAAGTACAAAGGAAATATGGAATACTATTCCTAAAAAAAGCCTGACTATTATCATGCTTGTGACTTTTTTTGTCATATATCTAGCATTATATTCTGTTGAACCAATCATAACCGTGTATGTCACCCAGTTATCCCAAAATACCAGCCACGTTGCTCTGTTAGCCGGAATCACTTTCTCGGCTTCAGGTCTGGCAAATATCATTGCCGCTCCAAGACTAGGGAAAATTTCTGACCAAATAGGAGCTCAGAAAGTGATATTAGTTGCACTTGTAATGTCAGGACTGCTTTTTATACCACAAGACTTTGTCAAAAACCCTTGGCAGTTCATGGCGCTTCGCTTTTTATTAGGATTAGCAACGGCAGGGTTGGTTCCTTCTGTTAATGCCCTTGTTAAGAAAATAACACCAGATTCTCTTACAGGCAGAATTTTTGGTTTTAGCATGTCAGCAGGGTATTTAGGCGTATTTGGCGGTTCGATATTGGGCGGGCAAGTGGCAGCCTATTTGGGTATCAGATATGTCTTTCTTATTACAGGTGCATTGTTATTGGTCAACGCATTATGGGTTTATTTTAAAGTGTATAACAAGAAGCTTAGTTTAACAGAATAA
- a CDS encoding cysteine hydrolase family protein, whose translation MQNHHNKTALLVMDVQNGIVSHFAENEKVLLPFQKAVEAARQHNIPVIFVRVAFREGYPEISPRNKSFSAIAGLGGMTVSDASTQIHESVQPRPDEPVVTKLRVSAFAGSDLEVILRSRQIDTLILSGIATSGVVLSTLREAADKDFALTVLSDACLDHDPEVHRVLMEKVFPRQAEVLTVDDWIGTLD comes from the coding sequence ATGCAGAATCATCACAATAAAACTGCTCTGTTGGTCATGGATGTGCAAAACGGCATCGTATCGCATTTCGCCGAAAATGAGAAAGTGCTGCTCCCGTTCCAAAAAGCCGTGGAAGCTGCACGACAGCACAACATCCCAGTTATTTTTGTGCGAGTCGCATTTCGCGAAGGCTATCCCGAGATCAGCCCACGGAATAAGTCGTTCTCAGCCATTGCTGGACTTGGTGGCATGACCGTCTCAGACGCATCAACGCAAATTCATGAATCGGTGCAGCCCCGACCAGACGAGCCCGTTGTGACAAAGCTTCGCGTTAGCGCGTTTGCCGGCAGCGACCTTGAAGTCATACTACGATCCCGCCAAATCGACACGCTGATTCTCAGCGGTATTGCCACAAGTGGAGTCGTTCTATCGACATTGCGGGAAGCAGCGGATAAAGACTTTGCGCTTACGGTGCTTTCAGATGCATGTCTTGATCATGATCCTGAAGTTCACCGTGTTCTCATGGAGAAAGTGTTCCCTCGTCAGGCAGAGGTGCTGACTGTCGACGATTGGATTGGTACCTTGGATTAA